A window of Sutcliffiella cohnii contains these coding sequences:
- a CDS encoding metal ABC transporter ATP-binding protein → MSKETILEVQNVSFIYDHQPVLEDINLKIPKGAFLALVGPNGSGKSTLLKCILNILKPRQGNIEIFGKDVRKFKEWSKVGFVSQKANSFNSGFPATVFEIVSTGLVSKVGLLRFFQKEHKQKVMDAIKAVGMEEFKDRNIGELSGGQQQRIFIARALVSEPELLILDEPTVGVDAKNVQTFYSMLEHLNKDLNITLILVTHDVGTVTDKVTHVACLNKHIHFHGEASEFDELKTKDFSQFYGHEVHLLNHDHHHHHHDGGHH, encoded by the coding sequence GTGAGCAAAGAAACAATATTAGAAGTACAAAACGTTTCATTTATATATGACCACCAACCGGTACTAGAGGACATTAATTTAAAAATACCAAAGGGAGCGTTTTTAGCGCTTGTTGGCCCGAATGGTTCAGGAAAATCAACATTGCTAAAATGCATCCTAAATATATTAAAACCTAGACAAGGAAACATTGAGATTTTCGGTAAAGATGTACGTAAATTTAAAGAATGGAGTAAGGTTGGCTTCGTTTCACAAAAAGCGAATAGTTTTAACTCTGGTTTCCCTGCAACAGTTTTTGAAATAGTTTCAACGGGCTTAGTCTCGAAAGTTGGGTTATTGAGATTTTTCCAAAAAGAGCATAAGCAGAAAGTAATGGATGCAATCAAAGCTGTCGGAATGGAAGAGTTTAAAGATAGAAACATAGGAGAATTATCAGGCGGTCAGCAACAACGTATTTTTATTGCAAGAGCGCTCGTTAGTGAACCAGAATTGTTAATATTAGACGAACCTACTGTTGGTGTTGATGCAAAAAACGTACAAACATTTTATTCTATGTTGGAACATTTAAATAAAGATTTAAATATAACTTTAATTTTAGTAACACATGATGTTGGAACGGTAACAGATAAGGTAACTCATGTTGCTTGCTTAAATAAACATATACATTTCCATGGAGAGGCGAGTGAATTTGACGAATTGAAAACGAAAGATTTTTCACAGTTTTACGGGCATGAAGTTCATTTGTTAAATCATGACCATCACCATCACCATCACGATGGAGGTCACCACTAA
- a CDS encoding Fur family transcriptional regulator — MNVSQALEIMKEQGYKFTGKRQDMLEIFATSNRYLTAKDVLDSMKDDYPGLSFDTIYRNLALFVDLGILESTELSGEKNFRFKCSTTSHHHHFICLDCGGTKEIVTCPMTVLTENLKEYDVTGHKFEIYGKCPLCKQS; from the coding sequence ATGAATGTTTCACAAGCATTAGAAATAATGAAAGAGCAAGGATACAAATTTACAGGCAAACGGCAAGATATGTTAGAAATATTTGCAACTTCTAACCGATATTTAACGGCGAAAGATGTTCTAGACTCCATGAAAGATGATTATCCTGGATTAAGCTTTGACACGATATATCGAAATTTAGCCTTATTCGTAGACTTAGGTATTTTAGAAAGTACAGAGTTGTCGGGTGAAAAAAATTTCCGATTTAAATGTAGTACTACGAGCCACCATCATCATTTTATATGTCTAGATTGTGGCGGTACGAAAGAAATTGTAACCTGTCCAATGACGGTGTTAACAGAAAACTTAAAAGAATATGATGTGACAGGTCACAAATTCGAAATATATGGAAAATGTCCGTTATGTAAACAAAGCTAG
- a CDS encoding 5' nucleotidase, NT5C type, with translation MRYRLGIDIDGTLTSPSSFVPYINESFKMNITLEDIKQYELSPLIGITDEQFWAWMDEMEPTIYENAPLATGAKEIVTQWKNNYDLYFISARRNHLFEVTNNWFKKQAIDFDHLELIGTHNKIEAIKKHELHIFLEDKHDNACDISEACNIPVLLFDTPYNRDPIPEHVYRVQNWLEANQFIKRLLHD, from the coding sequence ATGAGATATCGCTTAGGCATAGATATAGATGGTACATTAACTAGTCCTTCTTCATTTGTTCCATACATTAATGAATCATTTAAAATGAATATTACGTTAGAAGACATTAAGCAGTATGAATTAAGTCCCTTAATCGGGATTACAGACGAGCAGTTTTGGGCATGGATGGACGAGATGGAGCCAACTATTTATGAAAACGCACCTCTAGCTACTGGAGCAAAAGAAATTGTTACTCAATGGAAAAATAACTATGACTTATACTTTATTAGCGCTAGAAGAAACCATTTATTTGAAGTAACAAACAATTGGTTTAAAAAGCAAGCAATTGATTTTGATCATTTAGAACTTATCGGAACACATAATAAAATTGAAGCGATTAAGAAACATGAACTACATATTTTTCTTGAAGATAAACACGATAACGCTTGTGATATTAGCGAAGCGTGTAATATCCCTGTTCTCCTATTTGATACGCCATATAACCGTGATCCTATTCCAGAGCACGTTTATCGTGTACAAAACTGGCTCGAAGCAAATCAATTTATAAAAAGGTTGTTACACGACTAA
- a CDS encoding PAS domain-containing sensor histidine kinase has product MSLEIDKHSVFCGLSKEFQFVLTLNGVIEEINSHAKDLSTKYNVSTGDSFYALFPFDLKEMVFTFLSEIIHNKGEVVEETFVCSTNESFQYRGKCVGEKIYITGYEMERKNLFSSLRYESELKLENFVLNTLDNAMLILGKNGHILFMNDRCAEILGLGDKGKQYWDNSFYDLKTDTTIQQMMLDSYESVKITKQFQEKYCYEDEQLYQMQGFFDEEKQEVFIVIHDRSYQQKFENLLIYKQQMESVSQISAGIAHELRNPLSVIKGFLQLSRKTNNWDKYYDTVMGEINRMNSLLEDFLSVSRKKIKKQLMKPHEVLASLEYIFQSECSLHNINFISSIEEVEGSIFINETMLKQVMLNLLRNAIEAFLPEQKNKEFQLECKSEDNLIKIIVSDNGRGIPEEIMEKIGTPFFTTKDKGNGLGLPLCKKIVEDHEGDMKVTSEVGIGTTFEISIPIKY; this is encoded by the coding sequence TTGTCATTGGAAATAGATAAGCATTCTGTTTTTTGCGGGCTTTCTAAAGAATTTCAATTCGTATTAACTTTAAATGGTGTTATAGAAGAAATAAATAGTCATGCGAAGGACCTAAGTACAAAGTATAATGTATCAACTGGAGATTCCTTTTATGCTCTTTTTCCTTTTGATTTAAAGGAAATGGTTTTTACTTTTCTATCTGAAATAATACATAACAAAGGGGAAGTTGTGGAAGAGACGTTTGTCTGTTCCACAAATGAATCTTTTCAATATCGAGGAAAATGTGTTGGTGAAAAAATTTACATAACTGGTTATGAAATGGAACGGAAGAATCTATTCTCAAGTTTACGTTATGAATCAGAGCTGAAATTAGAAAACTTTGTATTAAATACGTTAGACAATGCTATGTTAATATTAGGGAAAAATGGTCATATTCTTTTTATGAATGATCGGTGTGCAGAAATATTAGGTCTTGGAGATAAAGGAAAGCAATACTGGGATAATAGTTTTTACGACTTAAAAACGGATACTACTATTCAGCAAATGATGTTAGATTCGTATGAATCTGTAAAAATAACAAAGCAGTTTCAAGAAAAATACTGTTACGAAGATGAGCAGTTGTACCAAATGCAAGGTTTTTTTGATGAAGAAAAGCAGGAAGTATTTATTGTTATCCATGACAGATCCTATCAACAAAAATTCGAGAATCTACTAATATATAAACAACAAATGGAGTCTGTCTCGCAAATTTCTGCAGGAATAGCCCATGAATTAAGAAATCCTCTATCTGTAATTAAAGGATTTTTACAACTTTCAAGGAAGACAAATAATTGGGATAAATATTACGATACCGTTATGGGAGAGATAAATCGTATGAACTCTCTCTTGGAAGATTTTCTTTCAGTTTCTCGAAAAAAAATTAAAAAACAATTAATGAAGCCCCATGAGGTGTTAGCTTCATTAGAATATATTTTTCAGTCAGAGTGTTCTCTACATAATATAAATTTCATATCATCCATTGAGGAAGTGGAAGGATCTATTTTTATAAACGAGACGATGTTAAAACAAGTGATGTTAAATTTACTCCGTAATGCGATTGAAGCTTTTTTACCAGAACAAAAAAATAAAGAGTTTCAACTAGAATGTAAAAGTGAAGATAATCTTATTAAAATTATTGTAAGTGATAATGGAAGAGGAATACCAGAAGAGATCATGGAAAAGATAGGCACGCCGTTCTTTACGACGAAAGATAAAGGAAATGGATTAGGCCTACCACTCTGTAAAAAGATAGTAGAGGACCATGAAGGGGATATGAAAGTAACTAGTGAAGTAGGAATCGGAACAACGTTTGAAATAAGTATCCCTATTAAGTACTGA
- a CDS encoding metal ABC transporter permease codes for MISAFMQFEFLRNAVYTGVLIGILAPLLGVFVVVRRLSLIADALSHVTLAGIAASLLVEKKLGLFIGMSPLYFGMAFSVTGALFIEKLRSVYKHYQELAIPIILSAGIGLGAIFISLADGFNTDLFNYLFGSVSAVSRTDFWVIFYIAIAILITIFLFYKELFVLSFDEEHARVSGVNSKIFHLIFIVMVALVIAVSMRVVGILLVSSLMTLPVASSMRIAKGFKQTIFLSILFGEIAVIGGLITSFYFDLAPGGTIVIISVLILISTIVWKKMRRGT; via the coding sequence ATGATTTCTGCTTTTATGCAATTTGAATTTTTACGAAATGCTGTTTACACAGGGGTATTAATTGGGATACTCGCTCCCCTGTTAGGGGTATTCGTAGTTGTTAGGCGATTAAGCTTAATTGCTGATGCACTTAGCCACGTAACATTAGCGGGTATTGCAGCAAGTTTATTAGTAGAGAAAAAGCTTGGACTTTTTATAGGTATGAGCCCATTATATTTCGGAATGGCTTTCTCGGTTACAGGTGCACTATTTATTGAAAAGCTTCGAAGTGTGTATAAACATTACCAAGAACTAGCGATACCAATTATTCTTTCTGCTGGAATCGGTTTAGGTGCTATTTTTATTTCATTAGCTGACGGTTTTAACACAGATTTATTTAACTACTTGTTCGGTAGTGTTAGTGCTGTCTCTAGAACTGATTTTTGGGTTATTTTTTATATAGCAATTGCTATTTTAATTACTATATTCCTGTTTTATAAAGAACTATTCGTTCTCTCGTTTGATGAAGAACATGCTCGTGTATCGGGAGTAAATTCGAAAATATTTCATTTGATTTTCATCGTTATGGTGGCTTTAGTCATTGCCGTATCGATGCGAGTGGTTGGTATTTTACTTGTTTCTTCCTTAATGACGCTACCCGTTGCCTCAAGTATGCGGATTGCAAAAGGGTTTAAACAAACTATTTTTCTCTCCATTCTATTCGGAGAAATCGCGGTTATTGGCGGACTTATAACTTCTTTTTATTTTGATTTAGCACCTGGTGGTACCATTGTAATTATTTCAGTTCTTATCTTAATTAGTACAATAGTATGGAAAAAAATGAGGAGAGGGACGTAA
- the ispG gene encoding flavodoxin-dependent (E)-4-hydroxy-3-methylbut-2-enyl-diphosphate synthase, which yields MKELIHRTKTRPVKVGNLTIGGSNELFIQSMATTKTHDVEATVAEILRLEEAGCQVVRVAVPDERAANAIPEIKKRINIPLVADIHFDYKLALKAIEGGIDKIRINPGNIGRREKVEAVVNAAKAKGIPIRIGVNAGSLEKRILEKYGYPTADGMVESALHHIKILEDLDFHDIIVSMKASDVNLAIEAYEKAAQAFDYPLHLGITESGTLFAGTVKSAAGLGAILSKGIGNTLRISLSADPVEEIKVARELLKSFGLASNMATLISCPTCGRIEIDLISIANEVEEYISTIKAPIKVAVLGCAVNGPGEAREADIGIAGARGEGLLFRKGEIVRKVPEETMVEELKKEVDKIAEEYYAKQEAEKANA from the coding sequence GTGAAAGAATTAATACATCGTACGAAAACTCGCCCAGTTAAGGTTGGTAACTTAACAATTGGGGGAAGTAACGAATTATTTATACAAAGTATGGCCACTACAAAAACACATGATGTTGAAGCAACCGTTGCTGAAATTCTTCGTCTAGAAGAAGCAGGTTGCCAAGTTGTTCGAGTTGCAGTTCCTGACGAAAGAGCTGCAAATGCAATTCCAGAAATTAAAAAAAGAATAAACATACCGTTGGTCGCTGATATTCACTTTGATTATAAACTTGCTTTAAAAGCAATTGAAGGTGGAATTGATAAAATCCGAATAAACCCAGGTAATATTGGTCGCCGTGAAAAAGTTGAAGCGGTAGTAAATGCTGCTAAAGCAAAAGGAATTCCAATACGTATTGGTGTAAATGCTGGTTCATTAGAAAAAAGAATTCTTGAAAAATACGGTTATCCTACTGCTGATGGAATGGTGGAAAGTGCTCTACATCACATTAAAATCTTAGAGGACTTAGACTTCCACGATATTATCGTTTCCATGAAAGCTTCTGATGTAAACTTAGCAATTGAAGCTTATGAAAAAGCAGCACAAGCTTTTGATTATCCTCTACATTTAGGTATTACAGAATCAGGTACATTGTTTGCTGGGACTGTTAAAAGTGCAGCTGGCCTAGGTGCTATCCTTAGTAAAGGAATCGGTAACACATTAAGAATATCTTTAAGCGCGGATCCTGTAGAAGAAATAAAAGTGGCAAGAGAGCTATTAAAATCCTTTGGTCTTGCTTCCAATATGGCAACATTAATTTCTTGCCCGACGTGCGGACGTATTGAAATCGACTTAATTAGTATTGCAAATGAAGTCGAAGAATACATCTCAACGATAAAAGCTCCAATTAAAGTTGCTGTATTAGGTTGTGCAGTTAACGGACCTGGTGAAGCACGAGAAGCTGATATTGGAATTGCAGGGGCTCGTGGTGAAGGTCTACTATTCCGTAAAGGAGAAATTGTCCGTAAAGTACCAGAAGAGACAATGGTAGAGGAACTAAAAAAAGAAGTAGATAAAATTGCCGAAGAATATTATGCAAAACAAGAGGCAGAAAAAGCTAATGCTTAA